Part of the Woronichinia naegeliana WA131 genome, GTGTTTAAGGGAGGAAACGAGTTAAAGAGGGCCTATGAATTTTTGGGAATCCGAAAACAGACTTTGTCAAGATAATAGAGCCGCACTGTGAAATGACAACTGCCGCCGTAGAAGAATATAAGATAATGCTATCAGTCGGAGATACGACCTTCTTAGATTATCGCAATATCAAGGAAAAAAGGGAAGGGTATGGGCCGACTGGAAAAGGAGGGAATGGATTAATACTGCATAGTGCTTTAGCAATTGAGCCAGAAAAAGGACAAGTATTAGGTTTATTATGGCAAAAACTGTGGAATAGGGAGGTAAAAGAAAAGCCCCCAACAGATGAAACGGCGAAGCAGAAAAAAGAAAGACAGAAAGAACAAAGAAAAGCAGCTCGTCAAAGACCATTTGAGGAAAAAGAATCCTACAAATGGGTAGAGGCTCTAAACACCTGTGAGAAACAGGTAGAAAGTTCAACGAGGGTAATTCATGTATTTGACAGAGAAGGAGATGTTTCAGAAGTCTTTGACTCAGTGCGTCAACTCAAGCATACAGGAGTGCTGGTCAGAGCGTCTCATAATCGTAGTTTAGACAAAAATAGTGAACGACTTTGGCAACATTTGGAATCAGAACCGATTCGTTTTCATCAAGAAATCGAGATTCCGAGTACAGGAAAAAGAAAAGCACGGAAGGTTAAGCTTGCCGTCCGATTTTGCTCAGTTAATCTACGAACTCCCTATCGTTTTGATAATCGTGACCCGTTGAATGTCTATGCTGTTTATGCGACAGAAATCGATTGTCCCGAAGGCGAAACTCCTTTATCTTGGATGCTTCTGACTACAGAAGTTGTTGAGACTATTGAGATGGCTGTCACTATTCTTCGTTGGTACATCTACCGATGGCGGGTTGAAGAATTTCATAAAGTCCTTAAGTCTGGTTGTCAGAGTGAGCGTTATCGACTTGCCTCTGATGGAATGAAAACTCTTTTGGGTTTTTTAAGTGTCATTGCTGTTGAACTTTTACACGTTACTTATCTTCATCGTACCCAGCCCGATGCTCTCGCGATTGAAATTCTTAATCCTCTTCAACTTCAGGTGTTAAAAGCAGCCGCCTCTCAAAAACTTCCCCCTATTTTGACTGTTGCTTGGGCTGTCGAGTCTGTTGCTTTTCTTGGTGGTTATCTTGAACATCGTCGTAAAACTCCTCTCGGTATCCAAGTCCTTTGGCGCGGTTGGTTGAAGTTGCATGACCTTTGCCAAGGCTGGCAGCTTGCAATCCGCACTTAACGGGAAAAGTCAGGGCAATAGATGCGTTTGATGGAGTCAAAAGCAAGAGGGCAAAGAATTTTCAAGCCTATTTGACGAAGCATTATCAGCGTATCCCTGATTACCAATACTATCAACAGCTTGGTATTGTGATTGGTTCTGGTGATGTGGAGTCTAAGATTAAACAGGTGGGAGCTAGGGTTAAATTGTCGGGAGCACGTTGGCATCTTCATAATGTTTCTCGTATTCTTCGGCTACGATGTGCTTATCTCAATCACTCTCCTCTTTTGAGTGTCAATGTATTATCTTAAGTGGGATGCACCCTATTGTTATTTACTCGATACCAACATTTTATCTGATCTTGTTAAGGAATTAAAAAAAATAACCTGTGCTTTTTCTGTTGCCAACAGACCTTAAAAATACCTTTGTTCTTGATTATTAAAATTGTAGGTTCCTATCCCTAAAATAATTCTTTTTTTTGTAGGGGCTTAACACTGTTCATCCGTGTCAACTTAAAGGAATGGGTTCCCAAATTTGTTGATTGAGAGCGGCCTTTTCTCGATGTCGCTTTCTCTCAGCTTTGACCAAACCAAATAACTTAGCACGTTCAGCCAGATAGGTTACTGTATCAGGCTTTTCTCCTCTAGCAATAGCCTTCGCTACATAGTATAGACTCCGAAACACCATCTCTACTGAGATTTTTTCTTTCGGTTGATTTAGAGCAATCGCCACTTCCCCTACCAATTGATTTAAGACCGTATGGAAAATCAAAGTGCAAATAATCTGGATTTGGACACCATTCTTATTCCCTACCCATAAATAGGGCTTGCTGAAAAAAGCTGAAACCTTTACGGAGAAAAATAGTAGGCGAATTAAGAACCGCTAGAATGCACGAAAATAGGGTAGAATGCCTCAAAACCATTGCATTAAGAAGAGAGAAAGCAGATGTACCGAAAGCAACAGTACTCAATTGAAACACCAGAAAACTTGAAAAATCTGTTCGGCGGGCAGTTAGACGAAGAAAATCGTTGGATAGAAATGTCAAAAATGATTCCCTGGGAAGAATATGAGGAAGAATATGCAAAAAACTTCACAGAAAAAAAAGGAGCCCCAGCCAAATCATTTAGAATGGCATTAGGAGCATTAATTATCAAAGAAATTTCAGGAAAAAGTGACAGAGAAACAGTAGAACAAATAAAAGAGAACCCTTATTTACAGTACTTTATAGGAATGGAAAGCTATAGTAGCAAAGAAGCATTTAATGCGTCAATGATGGTTCATTTTCGTAAAAAAATAGGAATGGAATTAATAAATAAAATTAATAAAGAAATAGAAAAAAAAGCGACGGTTGTAGCGTCAGAAAAAAAAGAAAATGAAGGAAAGTTATTGTTAGATGCGACTTGTACACCAGCAGATATAAAATATCCAACGGATATAGGAATATTGAATGATGCCAGAGAAAAAACAGAAAAAATAATAGATAAGCTGTATGAAGAAATAAAAGAGAAAAGGAAAGAAAAGCCGAGGACTTATAGGGAAGTGGCAAGAAAAGAGTACTTAGCCATAGCAAAAAAACGTCGTGTGTCAAAAAAAGAAAGAAGAAAAGGAACAAAAAAACAACTAGGATATATAAAAAGAAACTTGTCTCATATAGAAAAAATGATAGAAGAGGGAGCAAAGTTAGAAAAACTAACGAAAAAAGAGCAAGAAGAGCTTGTAACGATAGGAAAAGTGTATGAGCAACCTAAGTACAGGACAAAAGGCTTGAAAAGTATACGAGAAAGGGGTTTCATGGAAGATGAACGTAATGTAAGAAAACCCATGAACCAATATAACGCATTGAAACAAGCCCTAAAACCCCATTTGGGATGGCATGGTGCCAGACTCTCCTTCCTAGCCTTGTTCTTACTCGCCCTCCTCAAAGTGAAAACGGTTAACCTTAAAGAATTGGCTCTGGGTTTTGAAGGTCGGGCATTGGTGGATTCTCATTACAAACGCTTACAACGCTTTTTCTCAGGATTTGAGCTGGATTACCATCACATTGCCCGTATTGTAGTCAGTTGGCTGGATATCCCTCAACCTTGGGTATTAAGTATTGACCGCACAACCTGGGAGTTTGGCAGTCATGGTTATAATATCCTCACTGTCGGCATTGTCCATGAAGGAGTAGCCATTCCCATCTTGTGGTGGATGCTTAGCAAGAAAAAGGGCAATTCTAACAGTGATGAACGAATGCGTTTTATCGAGGAGATGCTCAAGATTTTTCCCACCGCCCTGATTCGTTGTTTATGTGGCGACCGTGAGTTTATTGGTCAGGCTTGGCTTCGCTATCTTCTGCTCGAACCGCTACTGGCTTTCTGTCTGAGAATTCGGGCTACGGACAAGATTGAGCACAATGGCAAGCTTTTGGCCGCCAAAGTCATTTTTGCCCATCTTGCAAAAGAGTGAATCTCAACGTCTTCAAGGGAGTTGTCGGGTTTGGGGATATCCTGTTTCTGTAGAGGCTCTTCGCTTGCCTGATAATTCTCTACTCATCGTCATTGGACATCCCGATTCCCAAGGTCTTATTCACGATTATGCCCTGCGTTGGGGCATTGAAACCCTTTTTGGCATCTTTAAGACTCGTGGCTTTTGCTTGGAATCTACTCACTTTACTGACCCCAAGCGTCTTCGTAAGCTTTTGGCTTTACTGACTTTAGCTTTGGCTTGGTCTCTCAAAACTGGTCTAGCAATTCATCATCTTCATCCCATTCCCCTCAAGAAACATGGTCGCCTAGCGCAGAGTCTTTTTCGTCTTGGTTTTGACCATCTTCGTCATCTTGTTCTTAATCCTTCTCTACCCAATTTTTCTCTTTTTCTCGACTCCCTACATTTTTTGTCCTGTACTTAGATGAGCAACAGTTAGAAATGTATGAAAAAAAGACAAATAAAGTAGAAAACAGAATTGTGAGTGTAAGCCAACCTCACGTGCGTCCAATAGTGCGTGGAAAAGCGGGAAAAGCAGTAGAGTTTGGAGCTAAAATATCGGCAAGTAATGTGAATGGCTTTGTCTTCTTAGACAAATTAAGTTGGGATAATTACAACGAATCGGGAGATTTACAAGCGCGAATAGAAGAATATAAAAGGGAAACAGGATGTTATCCGGAATCGGTTCATGTGGATAAAATCTATCGAACAAAAGCGAATCGAGCTTATTGTAAAGAAAGGGATATAAGAATGAGTGGTCCCCGATTGGGAAGACCGCCGAAAGAGGTGAGCAAAGAAAAAAAGAAAGAGGCACGCTCAGATGAAAGAGTGCGTAATGCCATTGAGGGTAAATTCGGACAGGGAAAGAGGAAATTTAGTCTTGGTCGAGTGATGGCCAAACTACCTGAGACCTCGGAAACGGTAATTGCGATGAACTTTTTGGTAATGAATCTTTCTACTCTACTTCAGAAGACAAAAAGTAAAAAGTTGTAGAGTCGTTTTTCTTGTGAAAAATGGTGTTAATTTTCCTCTCTTTTGTGAGGAGTGATTTGTGTTGACCTTTTTAGACAGAAAGGAACAATAGATTAAACAAAATCTGTATTTTGATTTGTTTCCATAAGGATAAGTTATCTATGCTTTTTCAGTCCATACTTCCCTAACCCACATTTCTTTCGTTTTTTGACTTTTTCAGCAAGCCCTAAATAGGCTAGTCCTAAAAGTCTTTTCGTTAATAAAAAGGCTTCTTCGATTGTCCATCGTCTTCGATATAAATCACAGACCTCTTCGGCGGACAGTTGTTCGGGAGACAACACATTTGTTAAATACTGATACCAGATTGTTCCCCATAATACTGAGACTAATCTCACCGGATGCTTGCAAGGATTAGAACGGTAATTTCCCATAATGATAATCTCATCTCTGTAATGACTACCTTGAGACAATACTTGTTTGGTTTTGTAAGATGTACCCGCTCTAAATCTGGTTAGAAAAAACTTTTTAGCTTCTGTTAACAAATCAAACCACACAAAGCTAAAAAATCCCATATCTACGAGAATTAAACCATTTTCTGGTAATTTAGCTGCCAATTCTTCACACCATATTTTATCATTTGATTTATCATTTTCTGTGTACCATAAAGTAACGGGTCTTTGGGTAAAGGCTTCCACTACCATCATTATTTTACCCCCCAATTTACTCTTTTCTTCTTTTTTACTTATTTTCATATTTTTCCTTATCTGCTCTAGCGTTTAGCCATCTGCTATCCACACTGCACTAAACTTTTCTCTTATTTTTTCCCATTTTTCTCCTACTTGGAGCTTCTTCCCTTTTTCGGCTGCTTTTTCTAACACTTCTTTTAGTAATATTGCAAATATTTCGGCTGGCACATTCATCATTCTTTTTGATACTGCCTGTTTGCTTACTTTTAATGATGCTACCCATAGCAATCCCTCTTCCTCTAACAGTCTTACCGCTTCACTTATACCCGCTATTTGACGATACACTATACTTAACACTAATGCCACCATTACTGGTAAATTTAATACCCTATCTCTCATCATTTTCTCATGAGTTCCCTGTAAATATTTTAATGGTGTAAACATTGTGGGTTCTAGTAATTCAAACAACTCTTTTGTTATTTCAGGGATTTCTACCCCTGGCTGATTTGTCTTACGACGTAAGTCTGGGTTTCCTTTTCTCCGAGGATGTTGTCTTGCCATTTGTTTTTTGCTCACTTTTTTATATACTAACCTTTTTTTCAGCCTACTCTTACTTCCGCCTGCTTTTAGGCTAATCTTTTGTGAGTAGGCATTTTGGCTTAAGTTGACACCAATGAACACTGTTAAGCCCTTTTATACGTCTATCAAGCAATACATTGTCTGTTGACCGTTGAGATTATGGACATAATGGTATTATGTCCCTACAGAAATCGGAATCTTGAATGCACAACTTATTAAATCCTTGTTCCTTATTATGCTGAAGTTCGTACCTACTTGGAGCGTCAAGGAATACCCATTGGAGGTAATGATTTGATTATCGCTGTCCATGCACTGGCATTGGATTTGATTTTAGTAACAGCAAATGTGAAAGAATTTTCTCGCGTTCCTGATCTGCGAATAGAAAATTGGTTGGATATTTAATTTCAGACAGAATCTCACAAGAAATATTCGGCTAAAAAATTGTTACAAAAAAACTTGACAAGTATCCTAGCTTTAATTTAGGATTTTGCTAAGTCAAATTTCACCTTAAATTCTGGAGAAACAAACCATGACTAAGAAAAACCTCAAACCCCAACAAACCGCTCCTATACAACGGGAAATCTAGATCAATGCCTGCTAAAGATATTTTTCATGATGCGGTTAGAAAGGGATTAGAACAAGAGGGTTGGGTAATTACAGATGACCCTTTGAGAATTGAAGTTGGTGATGTAGAAATGTATATTGATCTCGGTGCGGAGCAAGTTTTAGGGGCTGAAAGAGCGGGACAGAAAATTGCGGTGGAAATTAAAAGTTTTATTGGTACATCTAATGTTTCTCAATTTCATCAAGCTATTGGACAATTTTTTAACTATCGTTTAGCATTAGAAGAAAAAGAGCCAGAGCGGGTTTTATATTTAGCTGTTCCTTCGGGAATTTATTTTTCTTTTTTTCAATTACAATTCATTAAGACTGTTATTGAGCGTTTCCAACTTAAAATCATAATTTATGACCCGATTCAGGAGGTAATTGTGCAATGGAAAAACTAGGGCAATATCGTCAATATGTACAGCAAGTTATCAAGGAATATGCTCAGTTAGGTTCAGCTAAAGATGAAATTGAGCAACAATTAATTTTTGATACCGTTGGAGATCATTATCAATTAATGTATGTGGGCTGGAAAAACAGGCGACGACAGCATGGTTGTGTTTTACATTTGGATATTAAGAATAATAAGATTTGGATACAACATGATGGAACTGAGATTGGTATCGCCGATGAATTAGTTAAATTAGGCGTACCTAAAGAAGATATTGTGTTAGCTTTTCACGAACCTTTGGTTAGAGAATATACTGGGTTTGCGATCGCTTGACTTAATCGTGTTTGTCGTTACAATTTGTTGAGCAAAAATTTTGATAAGTCCTAAAGCATTAAGTTAGGATTCTCTCAACTTAAATTCATTAATTGTGGAGACACGAACCATAACCAAGAAAAACCTCAAACCCCAACAAGCCGCTCTGTGTGCAACGGAAAGTCAATACCACTTTTTTTACTAAAGAATAAATTTTATGTTAACAATTAAGCCTCGATTTGAAACCTTTGAAGAATATCTTGTATATGAAGATAATTCGGAAAAACTCTATGAACTGTTTAATGGAGAATTGATAGAAGTGCCGCCAGAGTCAGGTTTTAATGTCCAAATTGCTAATCGCCTTGGGTACATCCCGGATAAAGTAGTACATAGAATCTGGGGTAAAATGGAAAAAAACTGATGAGCGAAAAAAGTATGTTACCGATTCCCCCAGAAGAAAAAGCACTGTTAAAACAGCATCTCACCGAATCAGCCCGTATCCTGCGCAAATATACGGAACCAGAGAAACAGAAGGACTTTGGAAGCATCGAAGTAGAAGTCAGAACTCAGATGTTAGAAATTGTGGGGCCAACAATGGGGGAGTTTTTTTTTCAGAAGGGGGAAAAAAACGGTCTGGAAACAAGCGAAAAATCAAAACCCTAGTCGGAGAAGTGGAAATAAGCCAAAAACAAGCCAGAAAACTAAAGGTGTCGCCAAAAATCGTCTTAAGTCCAGGTTTAGAGAAATGCTGTCTAAGAGCCAGTGCGAAAACATCCTACCAACAAGCAGAAGAAGATATAGAGGAGTTGATGGGGATAAAAGTAGGACATAGCAGTTTACATCGCTTGGTAGAACGGACAGAACTGCCCTTAGCTCAAGCTCAGTCAGAGAGTGCGGGGGTCAGTATAGATGGGGGAAAGATTTGTCTGCGGGGCGAGGAGAAGGAAGGGGGACAGTGGCGAGATTATAAACTGGTGAGTCTTCATGGCAATGTCTGTGAAGCCTTTTTCCAAGACCCAGAGGGCTTAAAGAATTGGAGCAATGTTCAACCTTTGTCCCCAATAGTGACCTTTTTGGGAGATGGTCATCCCGCAATCTGGAATGCGGTAGAGAGTTTCGCCACTCAATCGTGGCTGATACGACGAGAGGTGTTGGATTGGTATCATCTCAAGGAGAATCTGTTCAAAGTGGGTGGCTCTCTCAAACGGCTAGAAGCAGTGGAGCATTTACTGTGGCGGGGTTTTGTGAACAAGGCAATAGATGCGTTTGATGGAGTCAAAAGCAAGAGGGCAAAGAATTTTCAAGCCTATTTGACGAAGCATTATCAGCGTATCCCTGATTACCAATACTATCAACAGCTTGGTATTGTGATTGGTTCTGGTGATGTGGAGTCTAAGATTAAACAGGTGGGAGCTAGGGTTAAATTGTCGGGAGCACGTTGGCATCTTCATAATGTTTCTCGTATTCTTCGGCTACGATGTGCTTATCTCAATCACTCTCCTCTTTTGAGTGTCAATGTATTATCTTAAGTGGGATGCACCCACTGTCAATTGAGTTAAGACAAAAAATAATAGTGCAAAAATGTTAGTCATAAAAAAGTTGATTTAGGAGATAGATTTGAAAAAAATTTATATTAGTTGATATTCTACATGATCCCTACCATATAAGCTATTTAGACTACCACTACTATCGAATCACTACCGTCATTTGTTTTCTCCAAAGAAAATAAGTTTTATGTCTGGTTAGCTATAGACAGAACAACAAGAGAAATTGTTGGTTGTTATATTGGGGACAGAAGCCGTGCATCAGCCAAAAAACTTTGGGCAAGTTTGCCTGCTGTTTACCGACAATGTGTCGTTGCTTACACGGATTTTTGGGTATCTTATGAGAAAGTTATTCCCAGTAAACGTCATTGAGCAGTCGGTAAAGAGACGGGACAAACTAATCATGTTGAAAGATTAAATAATACCTTTCGACAAAGAATCTCTCGACTGGTGCGAAAAAGCCTCTCTTTTTCCAAAAATGTGGAAAATCATATTGGGGCAATTTGGTACTTTATACACGACTACAATGCCCAATTAGCAAAGGCTTAAGCCGCCACCACTACTATCGAATCACTACCGATAGAACCCATTTTGTTAGCAAATGTTAGTGTTTTAGGAGCGGTTCTATTGACAATGGGATATCACGCAATCTCTCATTCAGTACAAAGCTCAAGGATCTTTTGACAACTTGAAATTTTGAGACAAGATAGGATCAATCCCTCTGTTGCCGAAAGCGAGTATTGTTATGTACCTAGAAGCCATCGATTTAGGAGTCAGCGTTAATCCTACTCATCACCATAACTATCTTAGTTGTTGTTTAGATGGACTTTCCTCGCGCGATCGCGAACAACAAAGGGTGACATTACTGGAACAGTTAGGCCTCTTAGACACGGAAATTATTCCTATTTTTGATGAAGCAGTTCAGACGGCGGCTCGCTTTTTGGAGGTTCCCATCGCGCTGTTAACGATTCTGGTCTATGATCAGCTTTGGATTAAATCAGCCCTCGGCTTATCTCGTTTGGGATTGCGTAATCCTTTAGCCGCAGAGCGGAAAATGAACCGTCAGGACGGATTTTGTACCCATGTAGTGGACAGTCAACAGTCCTTAACTATTTTCGATACGTACCAGAACAAGGCTTTTGCTCAGAGTTTATTGACTCAACATTATGGCATCCGAGCCTATTTAGGAACGCCACTGTTAACCTCTGATGGGCATTGTATTGGCAGTTTAGCCGTGATGGATTTGGTTCCCCATGATTTTTCTTGTCGGGATCTGGAATTTTTAACCATGACAAATCGCTGGTGTATGTCCGAATTTGAACGGGATCTGCTCCAGAAAAATCAGACGACGATCTCAATGATTGCCTCTTCTTTCTCAGAAAATAATACTACCCAGCCACCGTTATCTCACCAGGAAACGGCGATCGCTTACCCTCAAGAAATACTCCCCGAAAGTAACCACTCACCGCTTGCTTTAATCACCCCCAATCCTCTGAGCTATTCCTTAGAAAGTATTAAGCTCAAGTTATTACACCAGTTAGTTCAAGAATTACAAACTCCCTTAACAGCCGTCATTGGTATGTCCAGTGTCCTACGGGGGGAAGTGTTTGGCAAGTTGAGTCCTAAGCAAAAAGAATATTTGGGCATTATTCATAACAGTGGTGAAAATATCCATTATCTAGTCAAGGAAATTCTGAATTTAGGGTCAATTGACGAGCAAGCAAAGATGCTAGAGTTGATCCCAGTCAATATCGAAATGTTGGCTCAAAAAGCAATCAATAGTTTATCGGAAGTTGCTAAACAAAAACGTCAAGATATTCGCCTATCTATCGAGCCAGGCAAGCGAGTCTGGTTATTAGATAAGGACAAGTTTCGCCAAGCCATTTACTATGTTATTTCCAGTGTGATGGAAGCGTCGGAGCCAGGGGGAGAGATTCGCATTCATATTTCCCGTCGCAGTCAAACCATTAATTTCGCTATCTGGATGTATCATCCCTGGGTGGGAGATGGTCTGCCCCATATCCATTTACAACCACCGTTGCTGATTCCAGGCGGTAGCAAACCCGTTGCGGGAGATGATTTAAAAGAAAGCTTAAATATTACCAGTAAGGAACAACTTCTAACCGTTCCCCTGTTGGAATCTTTGATTCAGAACGCCAATGACGATACCCAGCCCATTTTAAAACAACCTCAAAAGTTATTAGGTTTATTGTTAGGCTGTTATTTAATTGAATTTCATGGTGGCAAGATCATTGTTCAAGGTTCTTCTGATGCGGGCTATCGCTATGTAATGATGTTGCCCAAAATCGCGGCCAATGAAGATGACTCATCAAAAATTTGGGTCTGAAACCCCGCTGATGGGGCGACAAGAGTGGTCTAAAGCCTTACTGGATAAAGGTTGTAGGATTATGCAATCTTACAAGATAAGTTCCGAATAAGATTCTTAATAAGAAAGATTCTTATTAAGATTGGCTGAAGCCCTCATTCTATCGTCAATTAGTACGTATTATAGGAGAGGATTTTGTACAAACTCAATCGCCTAAAATACTTGCCTAGCAAGAGATAGAGATAGTATTGTCGCCCCTTCAGGCAGGGCGAACGCATCTAAAAATGATACAGACACAAGAACATTATAGAGGGATGGATAAGGGAAAATAAGGGAAAGTGCATAGAAAACAAAAGCGATGAAACTGGTAGTGTTCTGAATCTGTGGAAGCACATCTAAATAAGACATCCAAGCGATTGATAAATAATCCAAGGACAATATCGTGCATCACAATAGATTTGGAGAAACAAATCGTTTTTCTCGCTATACCTCGCACGGTGATAATTTGCGTTTTTTAGTTCAGCCCCCCTAGCCCCCCAAGTTTTGGGGGAACCATTCTCTATTTAGGGCTTGCTGAAAAAGTCAAAAAACGAAAGAAATGTGGGTTAGGGAAGTATGGACTGAAAAAGCATAGATAACTTATCCTTATGGAAACAAATCAAAATACAGATTTTGTTTAATCTATTGTTCCTTTCTGTCTAAAAAGGTCAACACAAATCACTCCTCACAAAAGAGAGGAAAATTAACACCATTTTTCACAAGAAAAACGACTCTACAACTTTTTACTTTTTGTCTTCTGAAGTAGAGTAGAAAGATTCATTACCAAAAAGTTCATCGCAATTACCGTTTCCGAGGTCTCAGGTAGTTTGGCCATCACTCGACCAAGACTAAATTTCCTCTTTCCCTGTCCGAATTTACCCTCAATGGCATTACGCACTCTTTCATCTGAGCGTGCCTCTTTCTTTTTTTCTTTGCTCACCTCTTTCGGCGGTCTTCCCAATCGGGGACCACTCATTCTTATATCCCTTTCTTTACAATAAGCTCGATTCGCTTTTGTTCGATAGATTTTATCCACATGAACCGATTCCGGATAACATCCTGTTTCCCTTTTATATTCTTCTATTCGCGCTTGTAAATCTCCCGATTCGTTGTAATTATCCCAACTTAATTTGTCTAAGAAGACAAAGCCATTCACATTACTTGCCGATATTTTAGCTCCAAACTCTACTGCTTTTCCCGCTTTTCCACGCACTATTGGACGCACGTGAGGTTGGCTTACACTCACAATTCTGTTTTCTACTTTATTTGTCTTTTTTTCATACATTTCTAACTGTTGCTCATACACTTTTCCTATCGTTACAAGCTCTTCTTGCTCTTTTTTCGTTAGTTTTTCTAACTTTGCTCCCTCTTCTATCATTTTTTCTATATCAGACAAGTTTCTTTTTATATATCCTAGTTGTTTTTTTGTTCCTTTTCTTCTTTCTTTTTTTGACACACGACGTTTTTTTGCTATGGCTAAGTACTCTTTTCTTGCCACTTCCCTATAAGTCCTCGGCTTTTCTTTCCTTTTCTCTTTTATTTCTTCATACAGCTTATCTATTATTTTTTCTGTTTTTTCTCTGGCATCATTCAATATTCCTATATCCGTTGGATATTTTATATCTGCTGGTGTACAAGTCGCATCTAACAATAACTTTCCTTCATTTTCTTTTTTTTCTGACGCTACACCCGTCGCTTTTTTTTCTATTTCTTTATTAATTTTATTTATTAATTCCATTCCTATTTTTTTACGAAAATGAACCATCATTGACGCATTAAATGCTTCTTTGCTACTATAGCTTTCCATTCCTATAAAGTACTGTAAATAAGGGTTCTCTTTTATTTGTTCTACTGTTTCTCTGTCACTTTTTCCTGAAATTTCTTTGATAATTAATGCTCCTAATGCCATTCTAAATGATTTGGCTGGGGCTCCTTTTTTTTCTGTGAAGTTTTTTGCATATTCTTCCTCATATTCTTCCCAGGGAATCATTTTTGACATTTCTATCCAACGATTTTCTTCGTCTAACTGCCCGCCGAACAGATTTTTCAAGTTTTCTGGTGTTTCAATTGAGTACTGTTGCTTTCGGTACATCTGCTTTCTCTCTTCTTAATGCAATGGTTTTGAGGCATTCTACCCTATTTTCGTGCATTCTAGCGGTTCTTAATTCGCCTACTATTTTTCTCCGTAAAGGTTTCAGCTTTTTTCAGCAAGCCCTATTTATCGGTTTCAAAGTCCCCCAGCATTGGGGGATTCAGGGGGCGAAAATCTCAATCCATGACCGTGCCAAGTATAATCTCTTTATTCGAGTTCTCAATGTCAAGTGCTTTCGTTCGATTTTTTGAGTATTATACTTACCCACCTCATGCAATGCTGGCTCAATATGTCGTTCGTAAGCCCCTCATCCATCTGTATAATATTGAGTAATACCAAAAGGTTCTAACAACTCTTTTAGCCTTAGAAATGCTTCGTCTTTGTGACCAGACAAAACATAAGCTAATATCTCACCTGTCTTATGAGCAATAG contains:
- a CDS encoding GAF domain-containing protein: MYLEAIDLGVSVNPTHHHNYLSCCLDGLSSRDREQQRVTLLEQLGLLDTEIIPIFDEAVQTAARFLEVPIALLTILVYDQLWIKSALGLSRLGLRNPLAAERKMNRQDGFCTHVVDSQQSLTIFDTYQNKAFAQSLLTQHYGIRAYLGTPLLTSDGHCIGSLAVMDLVPHDFSCRDLEFLTMTNRWCMSEFERDLLQKNQTTISMIASSFSENNTTQPPLSHQETAIAYPQEILPESNHSPLALITPNPLSYSLESIKLKLLHQLVQELQTPLTAVIGMSSVLRGEVFGKLSPKQKEYLGIIHNSGENIHYLVKEILNLGSIDEQAKMLELIPVNIEMLAQKAINSLSEVAKQKRQDIRLSIEPGKRVWLLDKDKFRQAIYYVISSVMEASEPGGEIRIHISRRSQTINFAIWMYHPWVGDGLPHIHLQPPLLIPGGSKPVAGDDLKESLNITSKEQLLTVPLLESLIQNANDDTQPILKQPQKLLGLLLGCYLIEFHGGKIIVQGSSDAGYRYVMMLPKIAANEDDSSKIWV
- a CDS encoding ISKra4 family transposase, which produces MKTLVGEVEISQKQARKLKVSPKIVLSPGLEKCCLRASAKTSYQQAEEDIEELMGIKVGHSSLHRLVERTELPLAQAQSESAGVSIDGGKICLRGEEKEGGQWRDYKLVSLHGNVCEAFFQDPEGLKNWSNVQPLSPIVTFLGDGHPAIWNAVESFATQSWLIRREVLDWYHLKENLFKVGGSLKRLEAVEHLLWRGFVNKAIDAFDGVKSKRAKNFQAYLTKHYQRIPDYQYYQQLGIVIGSGDVESKIKQVGARVKLSGARWHLHNVSRILRLRCAYLNHSPLLSVNVLS
- a CDS encoding Uma2 family endonuclease translates to MLTIKPRFETFEEYLVYEDNSEKLYELFNGELIEVPPESGFNVQIANRLGYIPDKVVHRIWGKMEKN
- a CDS encoding XisI protein, with protein sequence MEKLGQYRQYVQQVIKEYAQLGSAKDEIEQQLIFDTVGDHYQLMYVGWKNRRRQHGCVLHLDIKNNKIWIQHDGTEIGIADELVKLGVPKEDIVLAFHEPLVREYTGFAIA
- a CDS encoding IS4 family transposase, translated to MTTAAVEEYKIMLSVGDTTFLDYRNIKEKREGYGPTGKGGNGLILHSALAIEPEKGQVLGLLWQKLWNREVKEKPPTDETAKQKKERQKEQRKAARQRPFEEKESYKWVEALNTCEKQVESSTRVIHVFDREGDVSEVFDSVRQLKHTGVLVRASHNRSLDKNSERLWQHLESEPIRFHQEIEIPSTGKRKARKVKLAVRFCSVNLRTPYRFDNRDPLNVYAVYATEIDCPEGETPLSWMLLTTEVVETIEMAVTILRWYIYRWRVEEFHKVLKSGCQSERYRLASDGMKTLLGFLSVIAVELLHVTYLHRTQPDALAIEILNPLQLQVLKAAASQKLPPILTVAWAVESVAFLGGYLEHRRKTPLGIQVLWRGWLKLHDLCQGWQLAIRT
- a CDS encoding IS4 family transposase, with amino-acid sequence MKISKKEEKSKLGGKIMMVVEAFTQRPVTLWYTENDKSNDKIWCEELAAKLPENGLILVDMGFFSFVWFDLLTEAKKFFLTRFRAGTSYKTKQVLSQGSHYRDEIIIMGNYRSNPCKHPVRLVSVLWGTIWYQYLTNVLSPEQLSAEEVCDLYRRRWTIEEAFLLTKRLLGLAYLGLAEKVKKRKKCGLGKYGLKKHR
- a CDS encoding XisH family protein, with translation MPAKDIFHDAVRKGLEQEGWVITDDPLRIEVGDVEMYIDLGAEQVLGAERAGQKIAVEIKSFIGTSNVSQFHQAIGQFFNYRLALEEKEPERVLYLAVPSGIYFSFFQLQFIKTVIERFQLKIIIYDPIQEVIVQWKN